In Candidatus Methylomirabilota bacterium, the genomic stretch GTAGTTTTCTGCTGAAAATGATCGAAACATTTAGTTATTCATATTATTCTTCTAATTTCGCCGGAATATTCCGTTTTTCTCCACATTGTAATCTGATATTGGCGTCGTTGCGAGAAGGAAGCGGTCCTGGTATCATGGCCGCAATGGGAAGGCGTGCCGTGAGAAATAGGACAACCCAAGCCGTGGTGTCCCTGGATTCCCTGGCCCGGAATCTTGGTCGGGTCCGGGATCGCGTGGGGGACATCCAGATTATGGGGGTGGTCAAGGCAGATGCTTATGGCCACGGTGCTTTCCCCGTGGCCCGCACCCTCGTCGAGGCCGGGGCAACCTGGTTGGGTGTTGCTCTGCTCGAAGAAGGCGTCCAGCTGAGGCGCCAGGGCCTTCAGGTTCCCATCCTGGTTATGGCTCCAACTCCTCCCGATCAGGGTCCACTTCTTTCCGAATACCGCCTCGATCAGATGGTCTACCATCCCTTCCATGCCCGGGCCCTGTCCGCCAGCACTGGAGGCTCCAGGGAGGCCGTGA encodes the following:
- a CDS encoding alanine racemase; amino-acid sequence: MRNRTTQAVVSLDSLARNLGRVRDRVGDIQIMGVVKADAYGHGAFPVARTLVEAGATWLGVALLEEGVQLRRQGLQVPILVMAPTPPDQGPLLSEYRLDQMVYHPFHARALSASTGGSREAVRVHLKIDTGMGRLGIHPSEAAAGAQAIVHLPGLELGGVMTHFA